Proteins from a single region of Akkermansiaceae bacterium:
- the tsaE gene encoding tRNA (adenosine(37)-N6)-threonylcarbamoyltransferase complex ATPase subunit type 1 TsaE yields MEQLGREAAAGASAGMVFALTGGLGAGKTHWTKGFAAALGAGGDVTSPTFSLVHEYPARLPIFHFDFYRLDSADELISLGWDEYLEAGGVVVAEWADKFPELIPPDAVWLAFSVDADGGRTVSPLNG; encoded by the coding sequence CGCTGCGGGTGCCAGCGCCGGGATGGTCTTTGCCCTGACGGGCGGGCTGGGAGCCGGGAAGACCCACTGGACGAAAGGCTTCGCCGCCGCGCTGGGAGCAGGCGGGGATGTGACCAGCCCCACCTTTTCGCTGGTTCACGAATATCCGGCACGGCTGCCCATCTTCCACTTCGACTTCTACCGTCTGGACTCTGCGGATGAACTCATCAGCCTTGGCTGGGACGAATACCTCGAGGCAGGCGGCGTGGTGGTGGCGGAGTGGGCGGACAAGTTTCCGGAACTGATCCCGCCGGACGCGGTCTGGCTGGCGTTTTCCGTCGATGCCGACGGCGGCAGGACGGTGTCCCCGCTCAACGGCTGA